From Motacilla alba alba isolate MOTALB_02 chromosome 20, Motacilla_alba_V1.0_pri, whole genome shotgun sequence, the proteins below share one genomic window:
- the KCNG1 gene encoding potassium voltage-gated channel subfamily G member 1, which yields MTLMPGENSDYDYSALSCTSDPSFNHTFFPESETLKGVFYQRARLIHPQEDLLKGFHPDDRKRHIIINVGGIKYLLPWTTLDEFPLTRLGQLKFCTNFDDILNICDDYDVTCNEFFFDRNPGAFRTILTFLRVGKLRLLREMCALSFQEELLYWGIEEDNLDWCCKRRYLQKMEELTEINEREDDLLENETTGETVEETKIGLCMKKLQDMVERPQSGLPGKVFACLSVLFVTITAVNLSISTMPDLREEEEKGECSQMCYNIFIVESVCVAWFSLEFLLRFIQARSKFAFLRRPLTLIDIIAILPYYITLLVDTGSEGSKKPSSGNIYLDKVGLVLRILRALRILYVMRLARHSLGLQTLGLTARRCTREFGLLLLFLCVAIALFAPLLYVIENEMADSQEFTSIPACYWWAVITMTTVGYGDMVPRSIPGQVVALSSILSGILLMAFPVTSIFHTFSRSYLELKQEQERIMYRRAQFLLKAKSQMSNESQGSEVLFTTLSSETRDNE from the exons ATGACTCTTATGCCTGGAGAAAATTCCGACTATGACTATAGTGCCCTGAGCTGTACTTCAGATCCTTCCTTCAACCACACGTTCTTTCCAGAATCTGAAACCCTCAAGGGAGTGTTTTACCAAAGAGCCAGGCTAATCCACCCTCAGGAGGATCTCCTCAAAGGCTTCCACCCCGACGACCGCAAGCGTCACATCATTATCAACGTGGGGGGCATCAAGTACCTGCTCCCCTGGACCACGCTCGATGAGTTCCCCCTGACACGTTTGGGACAGCTCAAGTTCTGTACTAATTTCGACGACATTCTGAACATCTGTGACGATTATGATGTGACGTGCAATGAATTCTTCTTCGACCGCAACCCGGGGGCGTTCAGGACGATCCTGACCTTCCTGCGGGTTGGCAAACTCCGGCTCCTGCGGGAGATGTGCGCGCTGTCcttccaggaggagctgctctaCTGGGGCATTGAGGAAGACAACTTGGACTGGTGTTGTAAAAGGAGATACCTGCAAAAAATGGAGGAGCTCACAGAGATTAATGAACGGGAGGATGACCTCCtagaaaatgaaacaacaggTGAAACAGTAGAGGAGACAAAAATTGGTTTGTGCATGAAAAAGTTGCAAGACATGGTGGAAAGGCCCCAGTCTGGCCTTCCTGGAAAGGTGTTTGCgtgtttgtctgttttgtttgtaaCTATTACAGCAGTGAACTTATCCATCAGCACCATGCCTGAcctgagggaggaggaggaaaag GGTGAGTGTTCCCAGATGTGCTACAACATTTTCATTGTGGAGTCCGTGTGCGTGGCATGGTTCTCCCTGGAGTTCCTGCTCAGATTCATCCAGGCCAGGAGCAAGTTCGCGTTCCTGCGGAGGCCGCTGACGCTGATAGACATAATCGCCATCCTGCCCTACTACATCACCCTGCTGGTGGACACGGGCTCCGAGGGCTCCAAGAAGCCCAGCTCGGGCAACATCTACCTGGACAAGGTGGGGCTGGTGCTGCGGATCCTGCGGGCGCTGCGCATCCTGTACGTGATGCGGCTGGCGCGGCACTCGCTGGGGCTGCAGACGCTGGGGCTGACGGCGCGCCGCTGCACGCGCGAGTtcgggctgctgctgctcttcctgtgcGTGGCCATCGCGCTCTTCGCGCCCCTGCTCTACGTCATCGAGAACGAGATGGCCGACTCGCAGGAGTTCACCAGCATCCCCGCCTGCTACTGGTGGGCAGTCATCACCATGACCACCGTGGGCTACGGGGACATGGTGCCCAGGAGCATCCCCGGGCAGGTGGTGGCCCTGAGCAGCATCCTGAGCGGCATCCTCCTCATGGCCTTCCCGGTCACCTCCATCTTCCACACCTTCTCACGCTCCTACCTGGAGctgaagcaggagcaggagaggatcATGTACAGGAGAGCGCAGTTCTTACTGAAAGCCAAGTCTCAGATGAGCAACGAGTCGCAAGGCAGCGAGGTTTTGTTCACCACTCTCTCTTCCGAGACTAGGGACAACGAATGA